The following coding sequences lie in one Yoonia sp. G8-12 genomic window:
- a CDS encoding DUF4389 domain-containing protein, with translation MPNDDDRSDLNVDDYENIWVRLLHMVIIAVLMSMASSLLGIMTVVQFLIMVFNNRQPNEQLAEMGTTMGVWMAKAARYQMAASEVKPWPWTELD, from the coding sequence ATGCCCAATGATGATGACCGTTCGGACCTGAATGTGGACGACTATGAAAACATCTGGGTGCGTTTGCTGCATATGGTGATCATCGCTGTGCTGATGAGCATGGCGAGCAGCTTGCTGGGGATCATGACTGTCGTGCAGTTCCTGATCATGGTCTTCAACAACCGCCAGCCCAATGAGCAGTTGGCCGAGATGGGCACCACGATGGGGGTGTGGATGGCCAAGGCCGCGCGCTATCAGATGGCAGCGAGCGAAGTGAAGCCTTGGCCGTGGACCGAGTTAGATTAG
- a CDS encoding Gfo/Idh/MocA family protein, translated as MKPLRWGILGAANFARKHMGPAIHAAKGAELAALATSSPQKAAGFEAFAPGIRVHDSYDALLADPAIDAVYIPLPNHLHVEWSLKALAAGKHVLCEKPMTLQADEFDQLIAARDASGKLAAEAYMIVHHPQFIRTRELVQGGAIGKLVHVDATFSFFNDDANNIRNKPEAGGGGLRDIGVYTFGSARFVTGQEPVAIPYAKLRMDNDVDVFAQVSADFADFTYTATVSMRMFPRQEITFHGDKGVLKLTCPFNANDFDAATLTLETEGQTVTTERWPGVNQYVLQVENFCNAVQTGAAYPCPLEFSRGTQQMIDMVFAAGGQRA; from the coding sequence ATGAAACCACTCCGCTGGGGCATTCTGGGTGCCGCGAATTTTGCCCGAAAACACATGGGGCCTGCGATCCATGCCGCGAAGGGGGCCGAGCTTGCGGCGCTGGCTACATCAAGCCCGCAAAAGGCAGCAGGGTTCGAAGCCTTTGCGCCGGGTATTCGGGTCCATGACAGCTATGACGCGCTTTTGGCGGATCCCGCGATTGATGCGGTTTATATCCCGCTGCCGAACCATCTGCATGTGGAGTGGTCGCTCAAGGCGCTGGCGGCGGGCAAGCATGTGTTGTGCGAAAAGCCGATGACGCTGCAGGCCGATGAATTTGACCAACTGATCGCGGCGCGGGATGCGTCGGGGAAGCTGGCGGCCGAGGCCTATATGATCGTGCATCATCCGCAATTCATCCGCACCCGCGAACTGGTCCAAGGTGGGGCGATTGGCAAGCTGGTGCATGTCGATGCCACTTTCAGCTTTTTCAACGATGACGCCAACAACATCCGCAACAAGCCCGAGGCGGGCGGTGGCGGTTTGCGTGATATCGGGGTTTATACATTCGGATCCGCGCGTTTTGTAACGGGGCAAGAGCCTGTGGCGATCCCCTATGCCAAGCTGCGTATGGACAATGATGTTGATGTGTTTGCGCAGGTGTCTGCAGATTTCGCGGACTTCACCTATACCGCGACCGTGTCGATGCGCATGTTCCCGCGCCAAGAGATCACGTTTCATGGGGATAAGGGTGTGCTGAAGCTGACGTGTCCGTTCAATGCGAACGACTTTGATGCGGCGACCCTGACACTGGAAACCGAAGGACAGACCGTCACGACCGAGCGGTGGCCCGGCGTGAACCAATATGTCTTGCAGGTGGAAAATTTCTGCAATGCAGTCCAGACTGGCGCGGCATATCCATGCCCGCTTGAATTTTCGCGTGGAACGCAGCAGATGATCGATATGGTTTTCGCGGCTGGTGGACAGCGCGCATAG
- a CDS encoding ligase-associated DNA damage response exonuclease codes for MADVLTFTDRGIYCPAGDFYIDPWRPVDRALITHGHSDHARWGMGRYLATTGTAPVMRHRLGDITLETVDYGVETRIGDATVSFHPAGHVPGSAQIRVEVKGAIWVVSGDYKTVADGLSEPFEPVPCHAFITECTFGLPIFKWTPKDILTGQINEWWATNAAAGRTSILGAYALGKAQRLLTTVNPDIGPILTHGAIENTNAVLRGQGFALPDTRLVTPDITHKTHPGALVLATPSALGTTWARKFGPASTAFASGWMALRGVRRRRAADRGFIVSDHADWEGLNTAIKATGATKIFATHGYTGAFQKWLASQGYDAHIVSTDYQGEGFDQADEAEA; via the coding sequence ATGGCTGACGTTCTTACCTTTACTGACCGGGGCATCTATTGTCCTGCGGGCGATTTCTACATCGACCCGTGGCGGCCAGTCGACCGCGCGCTGATCACCCATGGCCATAGTGATCACGCACGCTGGGGGATGGGGCGCTATCTGGCGACCACCGGTACTGCGCCTGTCATGCGGCATCGTCTGGGCGATATCACTCTGGAAACGGTGGACTACGGCGTTGAGACGAGGATTGGCGATGCCACTGTGTCCTTCCACCCCGCAGGCCATGTGCCGGGATCGGCGCAAATCAGGGTGGAAGTGAAAGGCGCGATCTGGGTCGTCTCGGGCGATTACAAAACCGTGGCGGATGGTTTGTCTGAACCGTTCGAGCCGGTCCCCTGCCACGCTTTCATCACCGAATGTACCTTCGGCCTGCCCATCTTCAAATGGACGCCCAAGGATATTCTGACCGGGCAAATCAACGAGTGGTGGGCCACCAATGCCGCCGCAGGGCGCACGTCGATCCTAGGGGCTTATGCGCTAGGCAAAGCGCAGCGGCTTTTGACCACCGTAAATCCCGATATCGGCCCGATCCTGACGCATGGCGCGATTGAAAACACAAATGCGGTGCTGCGCGGTCAAGGTTTTGCCCTGCCCGATACCAGGTTGGTCACCCCCGATATCACTCACAAAACCCACCCCGGCGCGCTGGTGCTTGCCACGCCCAGCGCCCTTGGTACCACTTGGGCGCGCAAATTTGGCCCCGCCTCCACCGCTTTTGCCAGCGGCTGGATGGCCTTGCGCGGTGTGCGTCGCAGACGTGCGGCCGATCGGGGGTTTATTGTATCGGATCACGCCGATTGGGAAGGGCTGAACACCGCGATCAAAGCGACAGGTGCCACCAAAATCTTTGCCACCCACGGCTATACCGGCGCCTTTCAAAAATGGCTGGCCAGCCAAGGCTATGACGCGCATATCGTCAGCACCGATTACCAAGGCGAAGGGTTCGACCAAGCGGATGAGGCCGAGGCATGA
- a CDS encoding M3 family oligoendopeptidase, translating into MQFPQPVFDANTSGGKDLGKLPEWDLSDLYPATDSPELARDMAWLEKECADFAASYEGKLATLDADGLLEAVQRYEQIDVIAGRIMSFAGLRYYQCTTDSDRAKFMSDCQDKMTTATTPLVFYGLEFNRLDDDHLADLLGANTDLARYKPVFDRMRAMKPHQLSDELEKFLHDQSTVGAAAWNRLFDETMAALEFNVDGEVLSLEATLNLLTEQDRATREAATHALTAVFRENIKIFARVHNTLAKEKEIEDRWRKMPTPQTGRHLANHVEAEVVEALRNAVVAAYPRLSHRYYALKAKWLGLDRMQVWDRNAPLPMESTKIVNWDEATATVMDAYAGFDPKMAEIAKPFFSEGWIDAAVKPGKAPGAFAHPTVTPVHPYVMLNYLGKPRDVMTLAHELGHGVHQVLAAEQGELLSSTPLTLAETASVFGEMLTFQKLLDGAKTKEERKILLAGKVEDMINTVVRQIAFYDFECKLHAARAEGELTPDDINALWMSVQAESLGPVFDFADGYETFWAYIPHFVHSPFYVYAYAFGDGLVNALYAVYAEGDPDFREKYFDMLRAGGSKHHKELLAPFGLDASDPKFWDKGLSMIEGFIDELEALED; encoded by the coding sequence ATGCAATTCCCCCAGCCCGTCTTTGATGCCAACACCAGCGGTGGAAAGGACCTTGGCAAGCTGCCCGAATGGGACCTGAGCGATCTTTACCCCGCCACCGACAGCCCCGAATTGGCGCGCGATATGGCATGGCTGGAAAAGGAATGTGCGGATTTTGCTGCCAGCTATGAAGGCAAGCTGGCGACATTGGACGCGGATGGGCTCTTGGAAGCAGTTCAGCGCTATGAACAGATCGACGTGATCGCAGGGCGCATCATGTCCTTTGCGGGACTGCGCTATTATCAATGCACCACCGACAGCGACCGCGCCAAATTCATGTCTGACTGTCAGGACAAAATGACCACGGCAACAACGCCATTGGTATTCTACGGGCTGGAGTTCAACCGGCTCGATGATGATCATCTGGCGGATCTGCTCGGTGCCAACACTGATTTGGCGCGCTACAAACCCGTCTTTGACCGCATGCGCGCGATGAAGCCGCATCAGTTATCCGATGAGCTGGAAAAATTCCTGCATGATCAATCCACCGTGGGGGCCGCGGCATGGAACCGGCTCTTTGATGAAACGATGGCCGCGCTGGAATTCAACGTCGATGGCGAGGTTCTGAGCCTTGAAGCCACGCTGAACCTGCTGACAGAACAGGATCGCGCCACGCGCGAAGCGGCGACCCACGCGCTGACAGCAGTATTCCGCGAGAACATCAAAATCTTCGCCCGTGTCCACAACACGCTGGCCAAAGAAAAAGAGATCGAAGACCGCTGGCGCAAAATGCCCACGCCACAAACAGGACGGCACCTTGCCAACCACGTCGAGGCCGAGGTGGTCGAGGCCCTGCGCAACGCCGTTGTCGCGGCCTACCCGCGCCTGTCGCATCGCTATTACGCCCTGAAAGCGAAATGGCTGGGACTGGACCGGATGCAGGTCTGGGACCGGAACGCACCCTTGCCGATGGAAAGCACCAAGATCGTGAACTGGGACGAAGCGACCGCGACCGTGATGGACGCCTACGCTGGGTTCGATCCCAAAATGGCCGAAATCGCCAAGCCGTTCTTTTCCGAAGGGTGGATCGACGCCGCCGTGAAACCGGGCAAAGCGCCGGGTGCATTCGCTCACCCGACGGTCACGCCGGTGCATCCTTATGTGATGCTGAACTACCTTGGAAAACCCCGCGATGTCATGACCTTGGCGCATGAATTGGGCCACGGCGTGCATCAGGTGCTGGCGGCAGAACAAGGCGAGTTGTTGTCCTCAACCCCGCTGACATTGGCAGAAACCGCGTCGGTCTTTGGCGAAATGCTGACCTTCCAGAAATTGCTGGACGGGGCGAAAACCAAGGAAGAGCGCAAGATCCTGCTGGCAGGCAAGGTCGAGGACATGATCAACACGGTCGTGCGCCAGATTGCGTTCTATGATTTCGAATGCAAACTCCACGCCGCCCGCGCCGAGGGAGAATTAACGCCCGACGATATCAATGCACTCTGGATGTCGGTGCAGGCCGAAAGCCTTGGACCGGTGTTCGACTTCGCCGACGGATACGAGACTTTCTGGGCCTATATCCCGCACTTCGTCCATTCGCCGTTTTACGTCTATGCCTATGCGTTCGGCGACGGCTTGGTGAACGCACTCTACGCGGTCTACGCCGAGGGCGATCCCGATTTCCGCGAAAAGTACTTCGACATGCTGCGCGCAGGCGGCTCCAAGCACCATAAGGAATTGCTGGCACCGTTCGGGCTTGATGCCTCTGATCCCAAGTTCTGGGACAAGGGCCTGTCAATGATCGAAGGCTTTATTGACGAGCTGGAAGCCTTAGAGGATTAG
- the rpoH gene encoding RNA polymerase sigma factor RpoH: protein MSNYKNLPAPTPEGGLNRYMQEIRKFPMLEPEEEYMLAKRWVDHEDTEAAHKMVTSHLRLAAKIAMGYRGYGLPQAEVISEANVGLMQAVKRFDPEKGFRLATYAMWWIRASIQEYILRSWSLVKLGTTSAQKKLFFNLRKAKNRIGALEDGDLRPENVQRIATDLGVTEDEVISMNRRLSGGDASLNATVSADGEGAAQWQDWLEDESANTAADYEASDELVARRELLADAMSVLNDREKDILMQRRLSEETVTLEDLSGQYDVSRERIRQIEVRAFEKLQSKMQELARQKGMLADA, encoded by the coding sequence GTGAGTAACTACAAGAATCTACCAGCGCCAACCCCGGAGGGTGGCCTGAACCGCTACATGCAGGAAATCCGCAAGTTTCCCATGCTGGAGCCCGAAGAAGAATACATGCTCGCCAAGCGTTGGGTCGATCATGAGGATACGGAAGCTGCGCATAAGATGGTGACATCGCACCTACGACTGGCCGCAAAAATCGCCATGGGATACCGCGGCTATGGCTTGCCGCAGGCCGAGGTGATTTCAGAGGCCAATGTCGGATTGATGCAGGCGGTCAAACGCTTTGACCCTGAAAAGGGGTTCCGTTTGGCGACCTATGCCATGTGGTGGATCCGCGCCTCGATCCAGGAATATATCCTGCGGTCATGGTCCTTGGTGAAGCTGGGCACGACGTCGGCACAGAAAAAACTGTTCTTCAATCTGCGTAAGGCAAAGAACCGCATTGGTGCGTTGGAAGACGGTGATTTGCGCCCTGAAAACGTGCAGCGCATCGCGACGGACCTTGGTGTGACCGAAGATGAAGTGATTTCCATGAACCGCCGTTTGTCAGGCGGGGATGCATCACTGAACGCGACGGTCAGTGCTGATGGCGAAGGTGCGGCCCAATGGCAGGACTGGCTTGAGGACGAAAGCGCGAATACCGCCGCCGATTATGAGGCGAGTGACGAACTTGTTGCCCGACGGGAGCTTTTGGCCGATGCGATGTCTGTGCTGAATGACCGCGAAAAGGACATCCTGATGCAGCGTCGTCTGTCCGAAGAAACGGTGACGCTGGAAGATCTGAGCGGCCAGTACGACGTCAGCCGCGAACGTATCCGCCAGATCGAGGTGCGCGCTTTTGAAAAACTGCAATCAAAAATGCAGGAACTGGCGCGCCAGAAGGGCATGTTGGCGGACGCTTAA